Proteins from a genomic interval of Ramlibacter algicola:
- the thiD gene encoding bifunctional hydroxymethylpyrimidine kinase/phosphomethylpyrimidine kinase yields the protein MTNPTPTDATTPSGEEDDASPACVMVFNASDPSGAGGLSADITAIASVGAHALPVVTGAYARDTAQVMDHFAFDDEAVAEQARTILEDTPAQVIKVGFVGSPEAVSAIAGIAADYSEVPLIAYMPNLSWWDDSQIDLYLDAFRELMLPQTTVLVGNHSTLWRWLLPDWPGDRSPGARDIAKAASEMGVPYTFVTGIPCPDQFLDNVLATPQSVLASERFERFEAVFSGAGDTLSAALAALVASGSDLAAAAGEALSYLDRCLDAGFRPGMGNVIPDRLFWAQPDTDPGELTDEEAQALQVLDMPAHDTKH from the coding sequence ATGACAAACCCCACTCCCACCGATGCGACGACGCCGTCCGGCGAAGAGGACGACGCGAGCCCCGCGTGCGTGATGGTGTTCAACGCCAGTGACCCGAGCGGCGCCGGCGGACTCTCCGCGGACATCACCGCCATCGCATCGGTCGGCGCGCATGCGCTGCCCGTGGTCACCGGCGCGTACGCACGCGACACCGCGCAGGTGATGGACCACTTCGCGTTCGACGACGAAGCCGTCGCCGAGCAGGCGCGCACGATCCTCGAGGACACGCCCGCGCAGGTGATCAAGGTCGGCTTCGTCGGCAGCCCCGAAGCGGTGAGCGCCATCGCCGGCATCGCGGCCGACTACTCGGAAGTGCCGCTCATCGCCTACATGCCCAACCTGTCGTGGTGGGACGACTCGCAGATCGATTTGTACCTGGATGCCTTCCGCGAACTGATGCTGCCGCAGACCACGGTGCTGGTCGGCAACCACAGCACGCTGTGGCGCTGGCTGCTGCCCGACTGGCCCGGCGACCGCAGCCCGGGCGCGCGCGACATCGCCAAGGCCGCCTCCGAGATGGGCGTGCCCTACACCTTCGTGACGGGCATTCCCTGCCCCGACCAGTTCCTCGACAACGTGCTCGCGACGCCGCAATCCGTGCTGGCGAGCGAGCGCTTCGAGCGCTTCGAGGCAGTCTTCTCCGGCGCCGGCGACACGCTCTCGGCCGCGCTGGCCGCGCTGGTCGCCAGCGGCAGCGACCTTGCGGCCGCCGCGGGCGAAGCGCTGTCGTACCTCGATCGCTGCCTGGACGCGGGCTTCCGCCCCGGCATGGGCAACGTGATCCCCGACCGCCTGTTCTGGGCCCAGCCCGACACGGATCCGGGCGAACTCACGGACGAGGAAGCGCAGGCGCTCCAGGTGCTCGACATGCCCGCCCATGACACCAAGCACTGA
- a CDS encoding chemotaxis protein CheW, with translation MANREALRELQTRLANRLQAARTEGVQASWLAVESGGAKYLFPLAQAGEIFPFASTQHVPYTQAWYLGVANLRGGLYGVVDFASFVSGRATAPRTEAHRAESRLVALGAALEVNCALLIDRLAGLRGADTFTATTERPADAPAFFGRGFTDAAGVSWQEIDLQALSQQPQFLSISA, from the coding sequence ATGGCCAACCGCGAAGCGCTGCGAGAACTCCAGACCCGGCTCGCCAACCGCCTGCAGGCGGCACGGACCGAAGGGGTACAGGCTTCGTGGCTGGCGGTGGAATCCGGCGGCGCGAAGTACCTGTTCCCCCTCGCGCAGGCCGGCGAGATCTTCCCTTTCGCCAGCACGCAGCACGTGCCCTACACCCAGGCCTGGTACCTGGGCGTCGCCAACCTGCGCGGCGGGCTCTATGGCGTGGTCGACTTCGCGTCCTTCGTCAGCGGGCGTGCGACCGCGCCGCGCACCGAAGCGCATCGCGCCGAATCGCGCCTGGTCGCCCTCGGGGCCGCGCTCGAAGTCAACTGCGCGCTGCTGATCGACCGCCTCGCAGGCCTGCGAGGCGCCGACACCTTCACCGCTACCACCGAACGGCCCGCGGACGCCCCTGCGTTCTTCGGCCGGGGCTTCACGGACGCCGCCGGCGTCTCGTGGCAGGAAATCGACCTGCAGGCCCTGTCGCAACAACCCCAGTTCCTGAGCATCAGCGCTTGA
- the dusB gene encoding tRNA dihydrouridine synthase DusB — protein MRIGPYTLANHVFVAPMAGVTDRPFRQLCRRLGAGHAVSEMVTSRRELWNSLKTSRRANHEGEPGPVAVQIAGTEAAEMADAAAYNIDRGAQIIDINMGCPAKKVCNKWAGSALMQDEPLALAIASAVVAACEPRGVPVTLKMRTGWDAEHRNAVRLARAFEDAGVQLLTVHGRTREQGYKGFAEYDTIAAVKDAVRIPVVANGDIDSPAKAREVLAHTGADAVMIGRAAQGRPWIFREVVHELATGEPLAPPLVAEVKRLLQDHLQDHYALYGEFTGVRSARKHIGWYVRGLPGGEAFRSDMNAIEEADAQWRAVGAFFDGLEARQDRLPAAAVQPDEHTTEQEA, from the coding sequence ATGCGCATCGGCCCGTACACCCTGGCGAACCACGTGTTCGTCGCGCCGATGGCGGGCGTGACGGACCGTCCGTTCCGGCAGTTGTGCAGGCGCCTGGGCGCGGGCCATGCGGTGAGCGAGATGGTCACGTCACGCCGCGAGCTGTGGAACAGCCTGAAGACCTCGCGCCGCGCCAACCACGAGGGCGAGCCGGGCCCGGTCGCCGTGCAGATCGCGGGCACCGAGGCGGCGGAGATGGCGGATGCCGCCGCGTACAACATCGATCGCGGCGCGCAGATCATCGACATCAACATGGGCTGCCCGGCCAAGAAGGTGTGCAACAAGTGGGCCGGCTCGGCGCTGATGCAGGACGAGCCGCTGGCGCTCGCCATCGCCAGCGCGGTGGTCGCTGCGTGCGAGCCGCGTGGCGTGCCGGTCACGCTCAAGATGCGCACCGGCTGGGACGCGGAGCACCGCAACGCGGTGCGCCTGGCGCGCGCGTTCGAGGACGCGGGCGTGCAGCTGCTGACGGTGCACGGCCGCACGCGCGAGCAGGGCTACAAGGGCTTCGCGGAATACGACACCATCGCCGCGGTCAAGGACGCGGTGCGCATCCCGGTGGTCGCCAACGGCGACATCGATTCGCCGGCCAAGGCCCGTGAGGTGCTTGCGCACACCGGTGCCGACGCCGTGATGATCGGCCGCGCGGCGCAGGGCCGGCCGTGGATCTTCCGCGAGGTCGTGCACGAGCTCGCCACCGGCGAGCCGCTCGCGCCGCCGCTGGTGGCCGAGGTCAAGCGGCTGCTGCAGGACCACCTGCAGGACCACTACGCGCTCTACGGCGAATTCACGGGCGTGCGCAGCGCGCGCAAGCACATCGGCTGGTACGTGCGCGGGCTGCCCGGCGGCGAGGCGTTCCGGTCGGACATGAACGCGATCGAGGAGGCGGACGCGCAGTGGCGCGCCGTGGGAGCGTTCTTCGACGGGCTCGAGGCGCGCCAGGACCGGTTGCCCGCCGCGGCGGTGCAGCCGGACGAACACACGACAGAACAAGAAGCATGA
- a CDS encoding rubredoxin, whose amino-acid sequence MCLICGWIYDEAAGAPDHGIPPGTPWEQVPMNWTCPECGARKEDFEMVQI is encoded by the coding sequence ATGTGCCTGATTTGCGGGTGGATCTATGACGAAGCCGCGGGTGCGCCGGACCACGGCATCCCGCCCGGGACTCCGTGGGAGCAGGTTCCGATGAACTGGACCTGCCCCGAGTGCGGGGCCCGCAAGGAAGACTTCGAGATGGTGCAGATCTGA
- a CDS encoding response regulator, whose translation MSTSALKVLVIDDSNTIRRSAEIFLKQGGHEVMLAEDGFDALAKVNDYEPNLIFCDILMPRLDGYQTCAIIKRNAKFASVPVVMLSSKDGVFDKARGRMVGSQDYLTKPFTKDQLLQTVQQFGAAAPSA comes from the coding sequence GTGAGCACTTCCGCGCTCAAGGTGCTGGTGATCGATGACAGCAACACGATCCGCCGCAGCGCCGAAATTTTCCTGAAGCAGGGCGGCCACGAGGTCATGCTGGCCGAAGATGGCTTCGACGCGCTCGCCAAGGTCAATGACTACGAGCCGAACCTGATCTTCTGCGACATCCTGATGCCGCGGCTGGATGGGTACCAGACCTGCGCGATCATCAAGCGCAACGCCAAGTTCGCCTCCGTTCCCGTCGTGATGCTGTCGTCCAAGGACGGCGTCTTCGACAAGGCCCGCGGCCGCATGGTCGGCTCGCAGGACTACCTCACGAAACCGTTCACGAAGGACCAGCTGCTGCAGACCGTGCAGCAGTTCGGCGCCGCCGCGCCGTCGGCGTGA
- a CDS encoding response regulator transcription factor translates to MAIHNVLVVDDSKTELMFMTDLLQKNGFAVRTAENADDAFRRLGEGKPDLILMDVVMPGQNGFQLTRAITRDPLYQDVPIIMCTSKNQETDRVWGMRQGARDYITKPVDADELMAKIKALG, encoded by the coding sequence ATGGCGATCCACAACGTGCTCGTGGTCGATGATTCCAAGACCGAGCTGATGTTCATGACCGACCTGCTGCAAAAGAACGGCTTCGCGGTCCGCACGGCCGAGAACGCCGACGACGCGTTCCGCCGCCTCGGCGAGGGCAAGCCCGACCTGATCCTGATGGACGTGGTGATGCCCGGCCAGAACGGCTTCCAGCTCACGCGCGCCATCACCCGCGACCCCCTGTACCAGGACGTGCCCATCATCATGTGCACGAGCAAGAACCAGGAGACGGACCGCGTCTGGGGCATGCGGCAGGGCGCGCGCGACTACATCACCAAGCCGGTCGACGCCGACGAGCTGATGGCCAAGATCAAGGCCCTGGGCTGA
- the ychF gene encoding redox-regulated ATPase YchF: MSLKCGIVGLPNVGKSTLFNALTKAGIAAENYPFCTIEPNVGIVELPDPRLSKLAGIVQPERIVPAIVEFVDIAGLVAGASKGEGLGNQFLAHIRETDAIVNVVRCFEDSNVIHVAGRVDPVADIEVIQTELCLADLGTVEKSLARYTKAAKSGNDKEAAKLVAVLTRVQAALDQGQPVRTLEFSDEERALLKPLFLITAKPAMFVANVDENGFEGNPLLDKLRAYAQAQGAPVVAICAKIESEMADMSDEDKQMFLAEIGQEEPGLNRLIRAAFKLLGLQTYFTAGEKEVRAWTVRIGATAPQAAGVIHTDFERGFIRAQTIAFEDFVKHGGEQGAKDAGRMRSEGKEYVVQDGDVMNFLFNV; this comes from the coding sequence ATGAGCTTGAAGTGCGGCATCGTGGGCCTGCCCAACGTGGGCAAGTCGACCCTGTTCAATGCCCTCACCAAGGCGGGAATCGCCGCCGAGAACTACCCTTTCTGCACCATCGAGCCGAATGTCGGCATCGTTGAACTGCCGGATCCGCGGCTGTCGAAGCTGGCCGGCATCGTCCAGCCGGAGCGCATCGTACCGGCTATTGTCGAGTTCGTGGACATCGCCGGCCTCGTCGCCGGCGCGAGCAAGGGCGAAGGCCTGGGCAACCAGTTCCTCGCGCACATCCGCGAGACCGACGCCATCGTCAACGTCGTGCGCTGCTTCGAGGACTCCAACGTGATCCACGTCGCCGGCCGCGTCGACCCGGTCGCCGACATCGAGGTGATCCAGACCGAGCTGTGCCTCGCGGACCTCGGCACGGTGGAGAAGAGCCTGGCGCGCTACACCAAGGCCGCCAAGTCCGGCAACGACAAGGAAGCGGCCAAGCTGGTCGCCGTGCTCACCAGGGTGCAGGCCGCGCTCGACCAGGGCCAGCCGGTGCGCACGCTGGAGTTCAGCGACGAGGAGCGCGCGCTGCTCAAGCCGCTGTTCCTGATCACCGCCAAGCCGGCGATGTTCGTCGCCAACGTCGACGAGAACGGCTTCGAGGGCAACCCGCTGCTGGACAAGCTGCGCGCTTACGCGCAGGCGCAGGGCGCGCCCGTGGTGGCCATCTGCGCCAAGATCGAATCCGAGATGGCCGACATGAGCGACGAGGACAAGCAGATGTTCCTCGCCGAGATCGGCCAGGAGGAGCCGGGCCTGAACCGCCTGATCCGCGCGGCCTTCAAGCTGCTCGGCCTGCAGACCTACTTCACCGCCGGCGAGAAGGAAGTGCGCGCGTGGACCGTGCGCATCGGCGCCACCGCGCCGCAGGCCGCGGGCGTGATCCACACCGACTTCGAGCGTGGCTTCATCCGCGCGCAGACGATCGCGTTCGAGGACTTCGTGAAGCACGGCGGCGAGCAGGGCGCCAAGGACGCCGGCCGCATGCGCAGCGAAGGCAAGGAGTACGTCGTCCAGGACGGCGACGTGATGAACTTCCTCTTCAACGTGTGA
- a CDS encoding YqaA family protein, which yields MPDWLVALLGALALPKFGLTTLFVVAFVSATLLPLGSEPALFGLVSLNPGLLWPAIVVATIGNTLGGMFDWWLGYEAHHVIDKWRHSSTHVKAIDWLQRLGPRACFFAFLPAVGDPLCAVAGWLRMPFWQCSAWMLVGKFLRYVTMTYALLYAFPNMPAWLAG from the coding sequence ATGCCGGATTGGCTCGTCGCTTTGCTTGGCGCCCTCGCGCTCCCGAAGTTCGGGCTCACCACGCTTTTCGTGGTCGCGTTCGTGTCGGCCACGTTGTTGCCGCTCGGGTCGGAACCCGCGCTCTTCGGCCTCGTCTCGCTCAACCCCGGGCTGCTCTGGCCCGCGATCGTCGTCGCGACCATCGGCAACACGCTCGGCGGCATGTTCGACTGGTGGCTCGGTTACGAGGCGCACCACGTGATCGACAAGTGGCGCCATTCGTCGACGCACGTGAAGGCGATCGACTGGCTGCAGCGCCTCGGGCCCCGGGCCTGCTTCTTCGCGTTCCTTCCCGCCGTGGGCGATCCGCTGTGCGCGGTGGCGGGCTGGCTGCGCATGCCGTTCTGGCAATGCAGCGCGTGGATGCTGGTGGGCAAGTTCCTGCGCTACGTCACGATGACGTACGCGCTGCTCTACGCCTTCCCGAACATGCCCGCGTGGCTGGCCGGCTGA
- the hemL gene encoding glutamate-1-semialdehyde 2,1-aminomutase has protein sequence MTPSTDRNTELFDRARKIIPGGVNSPVRAFRAVGGTPRFVQRAQGPYFWDAAGQRYIDYIGSWGPMILGHGHPAVVEAVTRAARDGFSFGAPTEREIELAEAIASLMPGLEMVRLVSSGTEAAMSALRLARGATGRSKILKFEGCYHGHADALLVKAGSGLATFGNPTSAGVPPEVVQHTLVLEYNNVAQLEEAFALHGKDLACLVIEPIAGNMNFVRADTAFMRRCRELCTQHGALLVFDEVMTGFRVGLGGAQAHYASLIPGFRPDMTVLGKVIGGGMPLAAFGGPRSIMEQLAPLGPVYQAGTLSGNPVATACGLATLAEVRKPGFYEALTAKTRGLMEGLSAAAEQAGVPFRADSEGGMFGFFLLPELPRNYSQVMKTDGSRFNKLFHGLLDRGVYIAPALYEAGFVSAAHTQEDLETTIAAAAEVFQLIA, from the coding sequence ATGACACCAAGCACTGACCGCAACACCGAACTCTTCGACCGCGCGCGGAAGATCATCCCCGGCGGGGTGAACTCGCCCGTGCGCGCGTTCCGCGCCGTCGGCGGCACGCCACGCTTCGTGCAGCGCGCGCAGGGCCCGTACTTCTGGGACGCCGCCGGCCAGCGCTACATCGACTACATCGGCTCCTGGGGTCCGATGATCCTGGGCCACGGCCATCCCGCCGTCGTCGAAGCCGTCACGCGCGCCGCGCGCGACGGCTTCTCGTTCGGCGCGCCGACCGAGCGCGAGATCGAGCTGGCCGAAGCCATCGCGTCCCTGATGCCCGGGCTCGAGATGGTGCGGCTCGTGAGCTCGGGCACGGAAGCGGCGATGAGCGCGCTGCGGCTGGCGCGCGGCGCCACCGGCCGCAGCAAGATCCTCAAGTTCGAAGGCTGCTACCACGGCCACGCGGACGCCCTGCTGGTCAAGGCCGGCTCGGGCCTCGCGACGTTCGGCAACCCGACCTCCGCCGGCGTGCCGCCGGAAGTCGTGCAGCACACGCTGGTGCTCGAATACAACAACGTCGCGCAACTCGAGGAAGCCTTCGCGCTGCACGGCAAGGATCTCGCCTGCCTGGTCATCGAGCCGATCGCCGGCAACATGAACTTCGTGCGCGCGGACACCGCGTTCATGCGCCGCTGCCGCGAGCTGTGCACGCAGCACGGCGCGCTGCTGGTGTTCGACGAGGTGATGACCGGCTTTCGCGTCGGCCTCGGCGGCGCGCAGGCGCACTACGCATCGCTGATCCCGGGCTTCCGCCCCGACATGACGGTGCTGGGCAAGGTGATCGGCGGCGGCATGCCGCTGGCCGCCTTCGGTGGCCCGCGGTCGATCATGGAGCAGCTCGCGCCGCTCGGCCCCGTGTACCAGGCCGGCACGCTGTCCGGCAACCCGGTCGCCACCGCGTGCGGCCTGGCGACGCTGGCGGAAGTGCGCAAGCCCGGCTTCTACGAAGCGCTCACCGCCAAGACACGCGGCCTCATGGAAGGCCTCTCGGCCGCAGCGGAGCAAGCCGGCGTGCCGTTCCGCGCCGACAGCGAAGGCGGCATGTTCGGCTTCTTCCTGCTGCCCGAGCTGCCGCGCAACTACAGCCAGGTCATGAAGACCGACGGCAGCCGCTTCAACAAGCTGTTCCACGGCCTGCTGGACCGCGGCGTGTACATCGCTCCCGCTCTGTACGAAGCCGGCTTCGTCAGTGCCGCCCACACCCAGGAAGACCTGGAGACCACCATCGCGGCCGCCGCCGAGGTGTTCCAGCTGATCGCCTGA
- a CDS encoding Fis family transcriptional regulator: MSKKQIEECVRNSLEGYFRDLRGTEPDGMYDMLVKVVEKPLLEVVMAQADQNQSRAAEWLGLNRNTLRKKLLEHKLLKG; encoded by the coding sequence ATGAGCAAGAAACAGATCGAGGAGTGCGTGCGCAACAGCCTGGAGGGCTACTTCCGGGACCTGCGCGGGACCGAGCCCGACGGCATGTACGACATGCTGGTGAAGGTGGTCGAGAAGCCGCTGCTGGAGGTCGTGATGGCCCAGGCGGACCAGAACCAGTCGCGCGCAGCCGAGTGGCTGGGCCTCAATCGCAACACGCTGCGCAAGAAGCTGCTCGAGCACAAGCTGCTCAAGGGCTGA
- the purH gene encoding bifunctional phosphoribosylaminoimidazolecarboxamide formyltransferase/IMP cyclohydrolase, with protein MNALLSVSDKAGIVDFARGLRALGIGLISTGGTARLLQDAGLPVTEVAEVTGFPEMLDGRVKTLHPKVHGGLLARRDVPAHVAALKQHGIDTIDLLVVNLYPFEATVAKPGCTLEDAIENIDIGGPAMVRSAAKNWKDVGVLTDAAQYGPVLEELRANRKLSDKTRFGLAVTAFNRIADYDGAISDYLSAIEFDAVQPGQAPQRSLFGGQSNGRFVKVQDLRYGENPHQQAAFYRDLYPAPGSLVTARQLQGKELSYNNIADADAAWECVKSFDTPACVIVKHANPCGVALGKDPLEAYSKAFQTDPTSAFGGIIAFNRAVDLAAAQAVSKQFVEVLMAPGFTPEALEVFKAKANVRVLEIALPPGGASDWDNGRNAVDAKRVGSGLLMQTADNRELTVAELKVVTTKQPTAAELQDLLFAWKVAKYVKSNAIVFCKGGMTIGVGAGQMSRIDSARIASIKAGNAKLSMQGTVVASDAFFPFRDGLDVVVDAGATCVAQPGGSMRDQEVIDAANERGIAMVFTGVRHFRH; from the coding sequence ATGAACGCACTGCTTTCCGTTTCCGACAAGGCCGGCATCGTCGATTTCGCGCGTGGCCTGCGCGCGCTGGGCATCGGCCTCATCTCCACCGGCGGCACCGCCAGGCTGCTGCAGGACGCGGGCCTGCCCGTCACCGAGGTGGCCGAGGTCACGGGCTTCCCCGAGATGCTCGACGGCCGGGTCAAGACGCTGCATCCCAAGGTGCATGGCGGCCTGCTCGCCCGCCGCGACGTGCCCGCGCACGTGGCGGCGCTGAAGCAACACGGCATCGACACGATCGACCTGCTCGTGGTCAACCTGTACCCGTTCGAGGCGACCGTCGCCAAGCCCGGTTGCACGCTCGAGGACGCGATCGAGAACATCGACATCGGCGGCCCGGCCATGGTGCGCAGCGCGGCCAAGAACTGGAAGGACGTCGGCGTGCTCACCGACGCGGCGCAGTACGGCCCCGTGCTCGAGGAGCTGCGCGCGAACCGCAAGCTGTCGGACAAGACGCGCTTCGGGCTCGCCGTCACCGCGTTCAACCGCATCGCCGACTACGACGGCGCCATCAGCGACTACCTGTCCGCCATCGAGTTCGACGCGGTGCAGCCCGGCCAGGCGCCGCAACGCTCGCTGTTCGGCGGCCAGTCCAACGGTCGCTTCGTGAAGGTGCAGGACCTGCGCTACGGCGAGAACCCGCACCAGCAGGCCGCGTTCTACCGCGACCTGTATCCCGCGCCCGGCTCGCTCGTGACGGCGAGGCAGCTGCAGGGCAAGGAGCTCTCGTACAACAACATCGCCGACGCCGACGCGGCGTGGGAATGCGTCAAGAGCTTCGACACGCCGGCGTGCGTGATCGTCAAGCACGCCAATCCCTGCGGCGTGGCGCTCGGCAAGGATCCGCTCGAGGCCTATTCGAAGGCGTTCCAGACCGACCCGACGTCCGCGTTCGGCGGGATCATCGCGTTCAACCGTGCGGTCGACCTCGCGGCGGCGCAGGCCGTGTCGAAGCAGTTCGTCGAGGTGCTGATGGCGCCGGGCTTCACGCCCGAGGCGCTGGAGGTGTTCAAGGCCAAGGCGAACGTGCGCGTGCTGGAGATCGCGTTGCCGCCGGGCGGCGCGAGCGACTGGGACAACGGCCGCAACGCGGTCGACGCCAAGCGCGTCGGCTCCGGCCTGCTGATGCAGACCGCCGACAACCGCGAGCTGACCGTCGCCGAGCTGAAGGTCGTCACGACGAAGCAGCCGACCGCGGCCGAGCTGCAGGACCTGCTGTTCGCGTGGAAGGTCGCCAAGTACGTGAAGTCCAACGCGATCGTCTTCTGCAAGGGCGGCATGACGATCGGCGTCGGCGCCGGGCAGATGAGCCGCATCGACTCGGCGCGCATCGCCAGCATCAAGGCCGGGAACGCCAAGCTGTCGATGCAGGGCACGGTGGTGGCCAGCGACGCGTTCTTCCCGTTCCGCGACGGCCTCGACGTGGTCGTCGACGCGGGCGCGACCTGCGTCGCCCAGCCGGGCGGCAGCATGCGAGACCAGGAAGTCATCGACGCCGCCAACGAGCGCGGCATCGCGATGGTGTTCACCGGGGTGCGGCACTTCCGACACTAG